In Nicotiana tabacum cultivar K326 chromosome 2, ASM71507v2, whole genome shotgun sequence, the following proteins share a genomic window:
- the LOC107808964 gene encoding uncharacterized protein LOC107808964: protein MDVHALANKFVRLDFSKPSRNLACVVEQSSLVDSIKARQFDSTHFLVLKDTVQRAGAKKFLIGDDGVLRLQGQICVSNVDGLRELILDEAHSLRYSILSYVTKMYLYLKQHYWWRKMKKVIVGYVSQRLNCQQVKYEHQKPSGLTHKLVIPEWKWERITVDFVVDFPQTFRKYDNV from the coding sequence atggatgttcatgccttggctaacaagtttgtgaggttggatttTTCGAAGCCTAGTAGAAATCTCGCTTGTGTTGTAGAGCAGTCATCTTTGGTGGACAgcatcaaggctcgtcagtttgATAGCACCCactttttggttttgaaagacaCGGTGCAGCGGGCTGGTGCCAAGAAGTTCttgattggggatgatggtgttcTGCGGCTTCAAGGTCAGATTTGTGTTTcgaatgttgatgggttgagagagttgatccttgacGAGGCTCATAGTTTGAGGTATTCCATTCTTTCATATGTCACGAAGATGTATCTTTACttgaagcagcattattggtggcgaaagATGAAGAAAGTCATTGTTGGATATGTCTCCCAgcgtttgaattgtcaacaggtgaagtatgaacatcagaaacCGAGTGGGTTGACTCACAAGTTAGtgataccagagtggaagtgggagcgcatcactgtGGACTTCGTGGTAGACTTTCCACAGACCTTTAGGAAGTACGATAATGTTTAG